The Dioscorea cayenensis subsp. rotundata cultivar TDr96_F1 chromosome 7, TDr96_F1_v2_PseudoChromosome.rev07_lg8_w22 25.fasta, whole genome shotgun sequence genome includes a region encoding these proteins:
- the LOC120264608 gene encoding phospholipid-transporting ATPase 1-like: MELQRFESSVVPEKFNKSQRARPKSMQFDEPFSVDGDPPRLVYINDPKKSNDKYEFTGNEIRTSKYTVITFLPKNLFIQFHRVAYVYFLVIAALNQLPPLAVFGRTVSLFPLLFVLFVTAIKDGYEDWRRHRSDRNENNREAKVLLSGEFRSKKWKKICVGEVVKIHADESIPCDIVLLGTSDPNGIAYIQTMNLDGESNLKTRYARQETTSMLSEGGSFSGLIRCEQPNRNVYEFTANMEYNEMKIPLGQSNIVLRGCQIKNTDWVVGVVVYAGQETKAMLNSAVSPSKRSKLEKFMNRETMWLSIFLLCMCAVVAVGMGVWLRDHKARLDTLPYYRKRYFTNGRDNGKAYKYYGIAMEIFFSFLSSIIVFQIMIPISLYITMELVRLGQSYFMIEDRQMYDSSSDSRFQCRSLNINEDLGQIRFVFSDKTGTLTENKMEFRRASVYGKDYGSSTSMKKASSAGVAGDRRWKLKSEINVDLELMEVLERDLVGEERLAAHDFFLALAACNTVIPMATSNCSGDNVHDEVETIDYQGESPDEQALVAAASAHGYTLLERTSGHIVIDVLGEKLKLDVLGLHEFDSVRKRMSVVIRFPNNSVKVLVKGADSSMLTILNSVDAHGNLGAMHAQIRRETENHLNGYSSQGLRTLVVASRDLNGLEFEEWQEKYEDASTSLTDRSAKLRHAAALIECNLNLLGATGIEDKLQEGVPEAIESLRQAGIKVWVLTGDKQETAISIGLSCKLLTKNMQQIIINGTSEDECRRLLADAKAKYGIKFASCGNTANKALKKKKSNDNIVDGCGDKKNSNMLTANNQSEAFTNGGINCEMPENLPDNVVETTNPLALIIDGNSLVYILEKDLEPELFDLAVSCHVVLCCRVAPLQKAGIVDLIKSRTNDMTLAIGDGANDVSMIQMAHVGVGICGQEGRQAVMASDFAMGQFRFLKRLLLVHGHWNYQRVGHLVLYNFYRNAVFVLMLFWYVLCTAFSTTSALTDWSSVLYSVIYTSVPTIVVGVLDKDLSDKTLLQYPKLYGAGHRQESYNLTLFWIMMLDTLWQSLVLFYVPVITYSNTSIDIWSLGSLWTIAVVMLVTVHLAMDIQRWVFVTHIALWGSIIITYLLMVVIDSIPVFPNYWTIYHLVTSRTYWLTIVLIIVIALLPRFLYKVFQQVFRPSDIQIAREAEIFRKPANPLSTRSDQDSC, from the exons ATGGAACTGCAGAGATTTGAATCATCTGTGGTACCGgaaaaattcaacaaatcaCAGCGAGCCCGACCCAAGAGCATGCAGTTTGATGAGCCATTCTCGGTTGATGGAGATCCTCCCAGATTGGTATACATCAATgatccaaaaaaatcaaatgataagTATGAGTTCACTGGAAATGAGATTAGGACCAGTAAATATACTGTCATCACATTTCTGCCCAAGAATTTGTTCATTCAATTTCATCGGGTGGCATATGTGTATTTCTTGGTCATTGCTGCTCTGAATCAGCTTCCCCCACTTGCGGTTTTTGGGAGAACAGTCTCTCTTTTCCCCCTCCTTTTTGTGCTTTTTGTGACTGCTATTAAGGATGGTTATGAAGATTGGCGGAGGCACAGATCTGATCGGAATGAGAACAACCGAGAGGCGAAAGTTCTGCTATCAGGTGAGTTTCGATCAAAGAAGTGGAAGAAGATCTGTGTTGGGGAGGTAGTGAAAATACATGCGGACGAAAGTATTCCTTGTGATATAGTTTTGTTGGGGACCAGTGATCCTAACGGAATAGCATATATTCAGACAATGAACTTAGATGGTGAGTCAAATTTAAAGACCAGATACGCAAGGCAAGAAACAACATCGATGCTTTCTGAAGGGGGTTCATTTTCAGGATTGATTAGATGTGAGCAGCCCAATAGAAATGTTTATGAGTTCACAGCCAATATGGAATATAATGAAATGAAGATTCCGCTTGGACAGTCTAACATTGTATTGCGTGGCTGCCAGATTAAGAATACTGATTGGGTTGTTGGGGTTGTGGTTTATGCTGGTCAGGAAACAAAAGCAATGTTGAATAGTGCAGTCTCACCCTCCAAAAGGAGCAAACTTGAAAAGTTTATGAACAGGGAAACTATGTGGCTTTCAATCTTTCTGCTTTGTATGTGTGCAGTCGTGGCTGTAGGAATGGGAGTATGGCTTAGAGATCACAAAGCTAGGCTTGATACTCTTCCTTACTACCGTAAGAGATACTTTACAAATGGTCGCGATAACGGAAAAGCATACAAGTACTATGGTATTGCCATGGagatatttttctcatttttgagCTCTATTATTGTGTTTCAGATAATGATACCCATATCCTTGTACATTACAATGGAGCTTGTTCGGTTGGGACAGTCATACTTTATGATTGAGGATAGACAGATGTATGACAGTAGCTCAGACTCAAGGTTTCAGTGCAGATCATTGAATATTAATGAGGATTTGGGTCAGATACGTTTTGTATTTTCAGATAAGACAGGTACACTGACAGAGAATAAGATGGAGTTTAGGAGGGCAAGTGTGTATGGGAAAGATTATGGAAGTTCCACTTCCATGAAGAAAGCAAGCTCTGCAG GAGTAGCAGGAGACCGGAGATGGAAACTGAAATCAGAAATCAATGTCGACCTTGAACTCATGGAAGTATTAGAAAGAGACTTGGTTGGAGAGGAGCGATTGGCAGCTCATGATTTTTTCCTTGCTTTGGCAGCCTGTAACACAGTCATTCCTATGGCTACCAGTAATTGTTCTGGTGACAATGTGCATGATGAGGTGGAAACAATTGACTATCAGGGTGAATCTCCTGATGAACAAGCTTTAGTTGCTGCAGCTTCTGCTCATGGTTATACTCTCCTTGAGCGGACATCTGGGCACATTGTCATTGATGTCCTTGGAGAGAAATTGAA GTTGGATGTATTGGGTCTCCATGAATTTGATAGTGTGCGAAAGAGAATGTCTGTTGTGATCAGATTTCCAAACAATTCTGTGAAGGTTCTTGTGAAGGGTGCTGATAGTTCAATGCTAACCATTTTAAACTCGGTGGATGCCCATGGAAATCTAGGGGCCATGCATGCCCAAATTAGACGAGAAACAGAAAATCATCTGAATGGTTATTCATCACAAGGCTTGCGCACTCTTGTTGTTGCTTCACGGGATCTTAATGGCCTAGAATTTGAGGAATGGCAAGAAAAGTATGAAGACGCCAGCACTTCATTGACTGATAGGTCAGCAAAACTCCGTCATGCAGCTGCTCTCATAGAGTGCAATTTAAATCTTCTTGGAGCTACTGGGATTGAAGACAAGTTGCAAGAGGGGGTGCCTGAGGCCATTGAATCCCTTAGACAAGCAGGAATAAAGGTTTGGGTTCTAACTGGAGACAAGCAAGAGACTGCAATTTCAATAGGCCTCTCATGCAAACTCCTGACAAAGAATATGCAGCAGATTATTATAAATGGTACTTCAGAGGATGAATGTAGGAGGCTTCTGGCTGACGCTAAGGCCAAATACGGAATAAAATTTGCCAGCTGTGGTAATACGGCTAATAAGgccttgaagaaaaagaagtcgAATGATAATATTGTTGATGGTTGTGGGGACAAAAAGAATTCAAACATGTTGACAGCTAATAATCAATCCGAAGCTTTCACAAACGGTGGAATCAACTGTGAAATGCCTGAAAACCTTCCTGATAACGTTGTGGAGACAACAAATCCACTAGCACTTATAATTGATGGAAATAGTCTTGTTTACATTTTAGAGAAAGATCTTGAACCAGAG CTTTTTGATTTGGCAGTATCATGTCATGTTGTGCTTTGCTGCCGCGTTGCTCCTCTTCAAAAAGCTGGAATAGTTGATTTAATCAAAAGCAGGACAAATGATATGACTTTAGCCATTGGTGATG GGGCAAATGATGTTTCAATGATCCAGATGGCACATGTAGGTGTTGGAATATGTGGTCAAGAAGGCCGTCAAGCAGTGATGGCATCAGATTTTGCTATGGGGCAGTTTCGTTTCCTGAAAAGATTGCTCCTTGTGCATGGACACTGGAATTACCAGCGCGTTGGCCATTTGGTTCTGTACAACTTCTATCGAAATGCTGTTTTTGTGCTAATGTTGTTCTG GTATGTTTTATGTACTGCATTTTCCACAACTTCTGCTTTAACAGATTGGAGTAGTGTACTCTATTCTGTTATTTATACATCTGTACCGACAATAGTGGTTGGTGTTCTGGATAAGGATTTGAGTGATAAAACTCTTCTCCAGTATCCCAAACTTTATGGAGCCGGACACAGACAAGAGAGCTACAATTTAACGCTATTCTGGATCATGATGCTTGATACTTTGTGGCAGAGTCTTGTTCTTTTCTATGTTCCTGTTATCACCTATAGCAACACTTCAATTGACATATGGAGTTTGGGAAGTTTATGGACGATTGCTGTAGTCATGCTGGTGACAGTTCACTTAGCAATGGACATCCAGCGCTGGGTATTTGTAACTCACATTGCACTGTGGGGGTCCATTATCATTACATACCTGTTAATGGTTGTAATTGATTCCATACCTGTTTTTCCCAATTACTG GACAATATACCATTTGGTTACTTCAAGGACGTACTGGCTTACAATTGTACTCATAATTGTTATTGCATTGCTTCCCCGCTTTCTTTACAAAGTTTTCCAGCAGGTTTTTCGGCCTTCTGATATTCAAATAGCTAGAGAAGCAGAAATTTTCAGAAAACCTGCTAACCCTCTCAGCACAAGATCTGATCAAGACTCATGCTAA